A window of the Citrus sinensis cultivar Valencia sweet orange chromosome 9, DVS_A1.0, whole genome shotgun sequence genome harbors these coding sequences:
- the LOC102627411 gene encoding embryo-specific protein ATS3B-like, translated as MKIKLAAHFLLLLAFSAFMLSEAETQLKPHAIESFTVNYIQKFGNCTYLVVIKTSCDSKNFTRDRISIAFGDAYGNQIYAPRLDDPFTKTFQSCSSDGFQIDGPCATDICYVYLHRSGLDGWEPESVKIISPNSSPVTYDFNTSAPNEDWYGVNLCQIHPPPSPFEPSPPFPFKPPPSPPSSSHQHRVPGLFRLVMILGSILSALL; from the exons atgaaaataaaattggcaGCTCACTTTCTGCTGCTGTTGGCCTTCAGTGCGTTCATGCTCTCGGAGGCCGAAACGCAGCTGAAACCTCACGCTATTGAATCGTTTACCGTCAATTATATTCAG AAGTTCGGGAACTGCACGTACCTGGTGGTTATAAAAACTAGCTGCGACTCAAAAAACTTTACTCGTGATAGGATCAGCATCGCTTTTGGTGATGCTTATGGCAATCAg ATTTATGCACCGAGACTGGACGATCCGTTCACCAAGACATTCCAAAGTTGTTCGTCCGATGGGTTCCAGATTGACGGACCATGTGCAACCGATATCTGTTATGTGTATTTGCACCGATCAGGACTTGATGGTTGGGAACCAGAGAGTGTGAAGATTATCAGTCCAAATTCGAGCCCTGTCACATATGACTTCAACACCTCCGCTCCCAATGAGGATTGGTACGGAGTCAATTTGTGCCAGATACATCCTCCTCCTTCTCCATTTGAACCTTCGCCTCCTTTTCCATTTAAACCTCCGCCTTCTCCTCCATCTTCTTCGCATCAGCATCGCGTTCCCGGATTGTTCAGGCTCGTAATGATTCTGGGATCCATCCTGAGTGCTCTGTTGTAA